One window of the Microvirga mediterraneensis genome contains the following:
- a CDS encoding ABC-F family ATP-binding cassette domain-containing protein — MLHVNDLTYRIGDRLILDRASFNLPDGAKVGLVGRNGVGKTTLFKIIQGELATESGSVTLPRGMKIGAVAQEAPGGPESLIDVVLAADRERSALIAEAEHADGIRRAEIETRLTDIGAHSAPARAAAILHGLGFDAEAQNRPCADFSGGWRMRVALAAVLFTEPDLLLLDEPTNYLDLEGTLWLYDYLGRYPHTVLVISHDRELLDACVNHILHLDRGKLTIYRGGYTSFAKQYAEKRELTAKMAAKQEAERKHLQAFVDRFKAKASKARQAQSRVKRLEKMEAITTIVEDNVLPFNLPGPERPAAPPLITVEGGAVGYGERIVLDRLNLTIAPDDRIALLGSNGNGKSTFCKLIGGRLAPMKGEMRTPTRMDVAYFAQHQLDELNPKATAYDHVAERMPDTPIAKIRARTAQIGFPGAKADTPVSALSGGEKARLLMGLAAFDGPHLLILDEPTNHLDIDSRTALMEAINDYTGAVILVSHDRFLIEACADRLWIVGNGGVKPFDGDMDDYRQLVLSGDLDPQKRSDKPQAPIASKTDERRAAAERRAALAPLRKKLEALEGRMAKLTEVIGKVDSALADGTAFQKDPGKATELSKMRAEAAATLSTLEEEWLNLSGEIEEAGA; from the coding sequence ATGCTTCACGTCAACGACCTGACCTACCGCATCGGCGACCGGCTGATCCTCGACCGTGCCTCCTTCAACCTGCCTGACGGCGCGAAGGTGGGGCTCGTCGGGCGCAACGGCGTGGGCAAGACGACCCTGTTCAAGATCATCCAGGGAGAGCTCGCCACCGAGAGCGGCAGCGTCACCCTGCCCCGCGGCATGAAGATCGGCGCCGTCGCCCAGGAAGCGCCGGGAGGCCCGGAATCCCTGATCGACGTGGTGCTCGCGGCCGACAGGGAGCGCAGCGCCCTGATCGCCGAGGCCGAGCACGCCGACGGCATCCGCCGGGCCGAGATCGAGACGCGGCTCACCGATATCGGGGCCCATTCCGCCCCTGCAAGAGCAGCCGCGATCCTGCACGGCCTCGGCTTCGACGCCGAGGCGCAGAACCGGCCCTGCGCGGATTTCTCGGGCGGCTGGCGCATGCGCGTGGCCCTGGCTGCTGTGCTGTTCACCGAGCCCGACCTGCTCCTCCTCGACGAGCCGACCAACTATCTCGACCTGGAAGGCACGCTCTGGCTCTACGATTACCTCGGGCGCTACCCGCACACGGTGCTGGTCATCAGCCACGACCGGGAGCTTCTCGACGCCTGCGTCAACCACATCCTCCATCTCGACCGGGGCAAGCTCACGATCTATCGCGGCGGCTACACCTCGTTCGCCAAGCAATATGCGGAGAAGCGCGAGCTCACGGCCAAGATGGCGGCGAAGCAGGAGGCCGAGCGCAAGCATCTCCAGGCCTTCGTGGACCGCTTCAAGGCCAAGGCTTCGAAGGCCCGCCAGGCGCAATCCCGCGTGAAGCGTCTGGAGAAGATGGAGGCCATCACCACCATCGTGGAAGACAATGTGCTGCCCTTCAACCTGCCGGGGCCCGAGCGCCCCGCCGCGCCGCCGCTGATCACGGTCGAGGGTGGTGCCGTGGGCTATGGCGAGCGGATCGTGCTCGACCGCCTCAACCTGACGATCGCGCCGGACGACCGGATCGCGCTCCTCGGCTCGAACGGCAACGGCAAGTCCACCTTCTGCAAGCTCATCGGCGGCAGGCTGGCTCCCATGAAGGGCGAGATGCGCACGCCGACCCGCATGGACGTCGCCTATTTCGCCCAGCACCAGCTCGACGAGCTGAATCCGAAGGCGACGGCCTACGACCACGTGGCCGAGCGCATGCCCGACACGCCCATCGCCAAGATCCGCGCCCGCACGGCGCAGATCGGCTTCCCGGGCGCCAAGGCCGACACGCCGGTCTCCGCACTGTCGGGCGGCGAGAAGGCGCGACTGCTGATGGGGCTCGCCGCCTTCGACGGCCCTCACCTGCTCATCCTCGACGAGCCGACGAACCACCTCGACATCGACAGCCGCACGGCCCTGATGGAGGCGATCAACGACTATACGGGCGCCGTGATCCTGGTGAGCCACGACCGCTTCCTGATCGAGGCCTGCGCCGACCGGCTCTGGATCGTCGGCAACGGCGGCGTGAAGCCGTTCGACGGCGACATGGACGATTACCGCCAGCTGGTACTGTCCGGCGATCTCGATCCGCAGAAGCGCAGCGACAAACCCCAGGCGCCGATCGCCTCCAAGACGGACGAGCGCCGCGCCGCCGCAGAGCGGAGGGCCGCCCTGGCTCCCCTGCGCAAGAAGCTGGAGGCGCTCGAGGGCCGGATGGCCAAGCTCACCGAGGTCATCGGCAAGGTCGATTCGGCCCTGGCCGACGGCACCGCCTTCCAGAAAGACCCGGGCAAGGCCACGGAACTGTCGAAGATGCGCGCCGAGGCGGCGGCCACCTTGAGCACCCTCGAAGAGGAATGGCTGAATCTCAGCGGTGAGATCGAGGAAGCGGGAGCTTAG
- a CDS encoding Crp/Fnr family transcriptional regulator, translating to MARLAGIKLFKGLDIDLAPIEARANWRRFDPEEVLVDFDEPSTDVYFLLSGEVRVLMRTASGKEVILHEMRPGDLFGELAALDGVPRSANVTALTRGEACVMPAAVFKELLFAHQPVAERLFCLMASRIRELNARFMEQTVLDLRHRLYSELLRLSSPRQDRSGERVITPPPFHHIVAARIGCRREQITREFTMLTQEGLIERTRGALILRQPDVLKARVAEAMQTDH from the coding sequence ATGGCGCGGCTTGCCGGCATCAAGCTGTTCAAGGGGCTGGACATCGACCTCGCACCGATCGAGGCACGGGCCAACTGGCGCCGCTTCGACCCGGAGGAGGTTCTGGTCGATTTCGACGAGCCGTCCACGGACGTCTATTTCCTGCTCTCGGGCGAGGTCCGGGTCCTCATGCGCACAGCCTCCGGCAAGGAGGTCATCCTCCACGAGATGCGGCCGGGCGACTTGTTCGGGGAACTCGCCGCCCTCGACGGCGTCCCCCGCTCCGCCAACGTCACGGCGCTGACTCGTGGGGAGGCCTGCGTGATGCCGGCGGCCGTCTTCAAGGAGCTTCTCTTCGCGCACCAGCCCGTGGCCGAGCGGCTTTTCTGCCTCATGGCGTCGCGCATCCGCGAGTTGAACGCCCGCTTCATGGAGCAGACCGTCCTCGATCTCCGGCACCGGCTCTATTCGGAGCTCCTGCGCCTGTCGTCGCCTCGGCAGGACCGGTCGGGGGAGCGTGTCATCACGCCGCCTCCCTTCCATCACATCGTGGCGGCGCGCATCGGCTGCCGCCGTGAGCAGATCACGCGGGAATTCACCATGCTGACTCAGGAAGGGCTGATCGAACGGACGCGCGGTGCCCTGATCCTGCGCCAGCCCGACGTGCTCAAAGCGCGCGTAGCCGAGGCGATGCAGACGGATCACTAG
- a CDS encoding TetR/AcrR family transcriptional regulator gives MSAAHDRIREQEISPAADESPENTKRRQILDGARKVFLAQGFDGASMGEIAKVAGVSKGTLYVYFDSKESLFTALTTEEKRGLAEVLFKLDPDDPDVRGVMRALGLSYLRRMGKPEHISSIRMVMGAAEKFPHLGQAFYEAGPCQGLARLSGYFDSQVAAGRLSMEDSGVAAQHFLDLCVSGMLRRLLFSVGGPPTETEIERNVENALRVFFAAYGPKDPPSDPSASPRLRAL, from the coding sequence ATGAGCGCCGCGCATGACCGCATCCGGGAGCAGGAGATATCCCCGGCTGCCGACGAGAGCCCAGAGAACACGAAACGCCGCCAGATCCTGGACGGGGCCCGCAAGGTTTTCCTTGCACAGGGTTTCGATGGCGCGAGCATGGGCGAGATCGCCAAGGTCGCCGGCGTCTCCAAGGGCACGCTCTATGTCTATTTCGACAGCAAGGAGAGTCTCTTCACAGCTCTGACCACGGAAGAGAAGCGCGGCTTGGCCGAGGTCCTGTTCAAGCTCGACCCCGATGATCCGGACGTTCGTGGGGTCATGAGGGCATTGGGTCTCAGCTACCTGCGGCGGATGGGAAAGCCCGAGCACATCTCCTCGATTCGGATGGTCATGGGCGCGGCGGAGAAGTTCCCCCATCTGGGCCAGGCCTTCTATGAGGCCGGTCCGTGCCAGGGCCTTGCCCGCCTCAGCGGCTATTTTGACAGCCAGGTCGCGGCGGGACGCCTCTCCATGGAGGATTCCGGCGTCGCCGCCCAGCATTTCCTCGATCTGTGCGTATCCGGCATGCTGCGCCGCCTGCTCTTCTCGGTCGGCGGACCGCCGACCGAGACCGAGATCGAGAGGAACGTGGAGAACGCGCTCCGGGTGTTCTTCGCCGCCTACGGGCCGAAGGATCCCCCTAGTGATCCGTCTGCATCGCCTCGGCTACGCGCGCTTTGA
- a CDS encoding HlyD family secretion protein — translation MAYRDEFEQGAKERSETAREGQPVQASQPETAAPVAEPPKAKKKGFGKKPVILVVLAAALGFGGYEGYHWWTDGRFMVSTDDAYVQADITILSAKISGYVASVAVTNNQNVKAGDLIAKIDDGDYRLALQSAKDKFATQQSAIARIGRQIEAGRASVAQAEAQVVSAQAEAERAEGDYARQQQLARSDFTSRAALENAKAARDRANADVKSAQAAVAAAQANVEVLAAQRTEGERLAAEYQTAVDKAERDLSFTEIRSPVDGVIGNKAVEVGTFVQPGARLAALVPLTSVHVDANFKETQLASLKPGQTVHVKVDAFPDSDIVGKVESVSPASGSVFSLLPPENATGNFTKIVQRVPVRVTVSPEVAQQGLLRPGLSVVVDVDTRTSAEPSKTASIKE, via the coding sequence ATGGCTTACCGGGACGAGTTTGAGCAGGGCGCCAAGGAGCGTTCGGAGACGGCGAGGGAAGGGCAGCCCGTCCAGGCTTCCCAGCCGGAGACGGCTGCCCCCGTCGCGGAGCCGCCCAAGGCCAAGAAGAAGGGTTTCGGCAAGAAGCCTGTCATCCTGGTCGTTCTGGCGGCTGCCCTGGGCTTCGGCGGCTACGAGGGCTACCACTGGTGGACCGACGGACGCTTCATGGTTTCGACCGACGACGCCTATGTCCAGGCGGACATCACCATCCTGTCGGCCAAGATCTCGGGCTACGTCGCCTCCGTTGCAGTCACGAACAACCAGAACGTCAAGGCGGGCGACCTGATCGCCAAGATCGACGACGGCGATTACCGTCTCGCCCTGCAATCCGCCAAGGACAAGTTCGCCACCCAGCAGAGCGCCATAGCGCGCATCGGCCGCCAGATCGAGGCCGGCCGCGCCTCCGTGGCGCAGGCCGAAGCCCAGGTGGTCAGCGCCCAGGCCGAGGCCGAGCGGGCCGAGGGCGACTATGCCCGCCAGCAGCAGCTCGCCCGGTCGGACTTCACCAGCCGCGCCGCGCTTGAGAACGCCAAGGCCGCGCGCGACCGCGCCAATGCCGACGTGAAGAGCGCCCAGGCCGCGGTGGCGGCCGCCCAGGCGAACGTGGAGGTCCTCGCGGCCCAACGGACGGAGGGCGAGCGCCTTGCCGCCGAGTACCAGACTGCGGTCGACAAGGCCGAGCGCGACCTGTCCTTCACGGAGATCCGCTCGCCGGTCGATGGCGTCATCGGCAACAAGGCGGTCGAGGTCGGCACCTTCGTGCAGCCCGGCGCCCGTCTGGCGGCCCTCGTGCCCCTGACCAGCGTCCATGTGGATGCGAACTTCAAGGAGACGCAGCTCGCATCCCTGAAGCCGGGCCAGACCGTGCATGTGAAGGTGGACGCGTTCCCCGATTCCGACATCGTCGGCAAGGTCGAGAGCGTGTCGCCCGCATCCGGCTCGGTGTTCAGCCTGCTGCCGCCGGAGAACGCCACGGGCAACTTCACGAAGATCGTTCAGCGCGTCCCCGTCCGCGTCACCGTCAGCCCCGAGGTCGCCCAGCAGGGCCTGCTGCGCCCTGGCCTGTCGGTGGTGGTCGACGTCGACACGCGCACCTCGGCCGAGCCTTCGAAGACGGCCAGCATCAAAGAGTAA
- a CDS encoding DHA2 family efflux MFS transporter permease subunit: protein MAASAAISPRPQGMPAATPAPLDRRRTFAFFCMVFGMFMAILDIQIVSASLAEIQAGLSASSEEISWVQTSYLIAEVIMIPLSGTLSRVLSTRWMFVIASGGFTLMSFMCATATNIEQMIVYRALQGFIGGGMIPTVFASAFTIFPPEKRPVISPIIGLVATLAPTIGPTLGGYLTDLFSWHWLFLVNIVPGIFVTVSTYLLVDFDEPDFSLFKSFDWAGLGFMAAFLGSLEYVLEEGPNNEWFQDEAVLILAIVCVVGAFGFFYRAFTAKQPIVDLRAFADRNFLAGSSFSFVMGIGLYGLTYLYPVYLARVRGYSSLQIGETMFVSGACMFLMAPVAGFLSRKLDPRIMMAMGFAAFAFGTWQITGLTKDWDFWELFVPQIFRGVGLMICMVPINNIALGTLHPSRIKNASGLYNLTRNLGGAVGLAVINTLLNNRTDLHLQRLRESVSWDSSRAMETLNALTMRFQGLGTDANAAAIKTMSNMVRKEALVMAFADVFLLLTVLFLGLICALPFIKKPRAAPSGGGGGH, encoded by the coding sequence ATGGCCGCATCGGCCGCCATCTCGCCCAGGCCTCAAGGCATGCCCGCCGCGACGCCGGCGCCGCTCGACCGGCGCCGGACTTTCGCGTTCTTCTGCATGGTCTTCGGCATGTTCATGGCGATCCTGGACATCCAGATCGTCTCGGCGTCGCTCGCCGAAATCCAGGCGGGCCTCTCGGCCTCGTCGGAGGAGATCTCCTGGGTTCAGACGAGCTACCTGATCGCCGAAGTGATCATGATCCCGCTCTCGGGCACGCTCTCGCGCGTGCTCTCGACGCGGTGGATGTTCGTGATCGCCTCGGGCGGCTTCACGCTCATGAGCTTCATGTGCGCGACGGCGACGAACATCGAGCAGATGATCGTCTATCGGGCGCTCCAGGGCTTCATCGGCGGCGGCATGATCCCGACCGTTTTCGCCTCCGCCTTCACCATCTTCCCGCCGGAGAAGCGGCCCGTGATCTCGCCGATCATCGGCCTCGTGGCGACGCTCGCGCCGACCATCGGCCCGACGCTCGGCGGCTACCTGACGGACCTTTTCTCCTGGCACTGGCTGTTCCTCGTCAACATCGTGCCGGGCATCTTCGTCACCGTGTCCACCTATCTGCTGGTCGATTTCGACGAGCCCGACTTCAGCCTGTTCAAGTCCTTCGACTGGGCCGGCCTCGGCTTCATGGCGGCCTTCCTCGGCAGCCTGGAATACGTGCTGGAAGAAGGGCCCAACAACGAGTGGTTCCAGGACGAGGCGGTGCTGATCCTCGCCATCGTCTGCGTCGTCGGAGCTTTCGGCTTCTTCTACCGGGCGTTCACGGCCAAGCAGCCCATCGTGGACCTGCGCGCCTTCGCCGACCGCAACTTCCTGGCGGGCTCGTCCTTCAGCTTCGTCATGGGCATCGGACTCTACGGCCTGACCTATCTGTACCCGGTCTATCTGGCGCGGGTGAGGGGCTACTCGTCTCTGCAGATCGGCGAGACCATGTTCGTGTCCGGCGCCTGCATGTTCCTCATGGCGCCCGTGGCGGGCTTTCTCTCCCGCAAGCTCGATCCCCGCATCATGATGGCCATGGGCTTTGCTGCCTTCGCCTTCGGCACGTGGCAGATCACGGGCCTGACCAAGGACTGGGATTTCTGGGAGCTGTTCGTGCCGCAGATCTTCCGCGGCGTCGGTCTCATGATCTGCATGGTGCCGATCAACAACATTGCCCTCGGTACCTTGCATCCAAGCCGGATCAAGAACGCGTCGGGCCTCTACAACCTCACCCGCAATCTCGGCGGCGCGGTGGGACTGGCGGTGATCAACACCCTGCTGAACAATCGGACCGACCTGCACCTCCAGCGCCTGCGCGAGAGCGTCTCGTGGGACAGCTCCCGGGCGATGGAAACTCTCAACGCGCTGACCATGCGGTTTCAGGGACTCGGCACAGACGCGAATGCCGCCGCCATCAAGACCATGTCGAACATGGTCAGGAAGGAGGCGCTGGTGATGGCGTTCGCCGACGTGTTCCTGCTCCTGACCGTGCTGTTCTTAGGCCTGATCTGCGCCTTGCCCTTCATCAAGAAGCCTCGTGCCGCTCCGTCGGGCGGCGGGGGAGGACACTGA
- a CDS encoding HlyD family secretion protein: MSKLLRSSSTILAALIGIAGVALVLYAWRLPPFTSSVQTTDNAYVRGQITIIAPQLAGYVAQVAVQDFQHVKAGQLLVKIDDRIFAQKLEQAKATLASQQAALTNSEQKERSDRARIESSKAQVDSARAVLSAADASWNRIAPLLERGVATQSQADQARAALDQATASLHQAEAALTVSQQDLASTLVNRQSLEAAVQGAEAAVRLAEIDLQNTRIVAPEEGQLGEVGARLGQYVAAGTQLLTIVPERIWVIANFKETQLPGMKVGQPVTFTVDALEHATLQGRIERFSPAAGSEFSVIRTDNATGNFTKVAQRVPVRIAIAPGQPLTERLSPGMSVVVSVDTAARPSNVPATGTGAQPQGSNVTSEADRR; this comes from the coding sequence ATGAGCAAGCTCCTCCGTTCCTCCTCCACCATCCTCGCCGCGTTGATCGGCATCGCCGGCGTGGCCCTCGTGCTCTACGCATGGCGGCTTCCGCCCTTCACCAGCTCGGTCCAGACCACCGACAATGCCTATGTGCGCGGCCAGATTACGATCATCGCCCCCCAGCTCGCGGGCTACGTGGCCCAAGTGGCCGTTCAGGACTTCCAGCATGTGAAGGCCGGGCAGCTTCTGGTGAAGATCGACGACCGCATCTTCGCCCAGAAGCTCGAACAGGCGAAGGCCACCCTGGCAAGCCAGCAGGCGGCTTTGACCAATTCCGAGCAGAAGGAGCGCTCGGACCGCGCGCGTATCGAATCGAGCAAGGCGCAGGTCGACAGCGCCAGGGCCGTTCTGAGCGCCGCGGACGCGAGCTGGAACAGGATCGCGCCGCTTCTGGAACGCGGCGTCGCGACGCAAAGCCAAGCCGATCAGGCCCGCGCCGCGCTCGACCAGGCAACCGCCTCCCTGCACCAGGCGGAGGCCGCCCTGACCGTCTCTCAGCAGGACCTCGCCTCCACGCTCGTCAACCGCCAGTCTCTCGAAGCGGCGGTGCAAGGCGCCGAAGCGGCCGTTCGCCTCGCGGAAATCGACCTGCAGAACACCCGGATCGTCGCGCCTGAGGAAGGACAGCTCGGCGAAGTCGGCGCCCGCCTCGGCCAATACGTGGCGGCCGGCACGCAGCTCCTCACCATCGTCCCCGAGCGGATCTGGGTCATCGCCAATTTCAAGGAAACACAGCTGCCGGGCATGAAGGTCGGCCAACCCGTGACCTTCACGGTCGATGCACTGGAGCATGCCACACTTCAGGGTCGCATCGAGCGCTTCTCGCCGGCCGCCGGGTCCGAATTCAGCGTGATCAGGACCGACAATGCCACCGGCAACTTCACCAAAGTGGCGCAGCGGGTGCCGGTGCGCATCGCCATCGCACCAGGGCAGCCGCTCACCGAACGTCTCTCGCCCGGCATGTCGGTGGTGGTGAGCGTGGACACCGCCGCCCGCCCATCAAATGTCCCGGCCACAGGAACCGGCGCGCAACCCCAGGGCTCGAACGTGACGTCGGAGGCGGACCGGCGGTAG
- a CDS encoding MFS transporter — translation MPWSRAALYMLASLLLSLTQGLGMNLAAANLPQLQGPLGATTNEVTWLIAAYMAPNVSLSLILVKVRAQYGLRNFAELSILLFVLVMLLHIFVRDLQSALIVRFFSGIAAAPISTLAFLYMLEPLPPAKKLSIGQPLVLTNIALGAPLARLISPDLLMMGDWHGLYLFEIALAMMAFAAVYLLPLTPPPRAKVIHWLDVVSYLFIAVGFGLIAMVFTLGRVYWWFEAPWLGIMLAVGLASLTCTIVIELNRENPFLDIRWLTSKEILHLAGTLLIFRLLMSEQTAGAFAFFQAIGLQNDQMTILSLVVIGASIAGGLSYILFVKPGRENAAQMIALGLLMVGALMDSNATNLTRPEQMYVSQALIAMAGVLFLPPAMATGLALALKRGPTFILNFIVVFLTTQSLGGVIGSALVGTFITWRARFHLQDMADHLASTDPLVTQRLAQLAGAYGRVLTDRSLLNAEGVALLGQQVTREATVLAYNDAFLAIALLAAFALAAMILHLALRAIRKSTSPEPQPAVS, via the coding sequence ATGCCGTGGTCCCGGGCGGCCCTCTACATGCTGGCTTCCCTCCTCCTGTCCCTCACGCAGGGCCTGGGAATGAATCTCGCCGCCGCGAATTTGCCCCAGCTTCAGGGGCCGCTCGGCGCCACCACCAATGAAGTGACCTGGCTGATCGCAGCCTACATGGCGCCGAATGTCAGCCTCTCGCTGATCCTGGTGAAGGTCAGGGCGCAATACGGCCTTCGCAATTTCGCGGAGCTGAGCATTCTCCTGTTCGTGCTCGTGATGCTGCTGCACATCTTCGTGCGGGATCTGCAATCGGCGCTCATCGTGCGCTTCTTCAGCGGGATCGCGGCCGCGCCCATCTCGACGCTGGCCTTCCTCTACATGCTGGAGCCGCTTCCACCGGCGAAGAAGCTGAGCATCGGCCAGCCCCTCGTTCTCACGAATATTGCGCTCGGCGCTCCCCTGGCCCGCCTGATCTCGCCAGATCTTCTCATGATGGGCGATTGGCACGGCCTGTATCTCTTCGAAATCGCGCTGGCCATGATGGCCTTCGCGGCCGTGTACCTCCTGCCCCTCACGCCGCCGCCACGGGCCAAGGTCATCCACTGGCTCGACGTGGTGAGCTATCTCTTCATCGCCGTCGGCTTCGGGCTCATCGCCATGGTCTTCACCCTGGGGCGGGTCTATTGGTGGTTCGAGGCGCCGTGGCTCGGAATCATGCTCGCCGTCGGCCTTGCCTCCCTCACCTGCACGATCGTGATCGAGCTCAACCGGGAGAATCCGTTTCTCGACATTCGCTGGCTCACCAGCAAGGAGATCCTTCATCTCGCCGGCACGCTCCTTATCTTCCGCCTCCTCATGTCGGAGCAGACCGCCGGCGCCTTCGCGTTCTTCCAGGCGATAGGCCTGCAGAACGACCAGATGACGATCCTGTCCCTCGTGGTCATCGGTGCATCGATCGCCGGGGGCCTGTCCTACATCCTCTTCGTCAAGCCGGGCCGCGAGAACGCCGCCCAGATGATCGCCCTGGGCCTGCTCATGGTCGGGGCCCTCATGGACAGCAACGCAACGAACCTGACGCGGCCCGAGCAGATGTATGTCAGCCAAGCCTTGATCGCGATGGCCGGTGTCCTGTTCCTTCCACCCGCCATGGCGACCGGTCTGGCGCTGGCCCTGAAGCGGGGGCCGACCTTCATCCTCAACTTCATCGTCGTCTTCCTGACGACTCAGAGCCTCGGCGGCGTGATCGGCTCGGCCCTTGTCGGCACCTTCATCACCTGGCGCGCGCGCTTCCATCTCCAGGACATGGCCGATCACCTCGCCTCGACCGACCCGCTCGTCACGCAGCGCCTTGCGCAGCTCGCGGGGGCCTACGGCCGTGTGCTCACGGACAGATCCCTGCTCAATGCGGAAGGCGTGGCGCTCCTCGGCCAGCAGGTTACCCGCGAGGCCACCGTGCTCGCCTACAACGACGCCTTCCTGGCCATCGCCCTCCTCGCCGCCTTCGCCCTAGCGGCGATGATCCTGCACCTCGCGCTCCGTGCGATCCGCAAAAGCACCTCACCTGAACCCCAACCGGCCGTCAGTTAG